One Paenibacillus riograndensis SBR5 DNA segment encodes these proteins:
- the glgD gene encoding glucose-1-phosphate adenylyltransferase subunit GlgD: MKELMGVINLDHELDQLNELTYFRCGAAVPFASRYRLIDFVLSNMMRAELESVGLFVRRKYRSLMDHLGDGKSWDMNRKHGGLFILPPDWNDPTDTSLGDLQHYHNNLDFFKRASAKYIVFSGSQHINTADLQEVYQYHLEKGADVTLVYKKIEELQPEHDPCLRVEVDEDSNVTEIHQEKDHPNVYLDIFIMEKKLFLEQVEYCIAHGESYFFRDAIQKNRHKFKIAAYEYTGYHAVINSLESYYKNSLNLLQQDNYFGLFKENPVQTKIKYEAPTRYLDSAEVSNSLVANGCIIAGTVENSVIFRGVQIRKGARIVNSVIMQKCVIEENAVIENVIMDKDVHLSRERILVGDSKRPFVIAKSSKI, translated from the coding sequence ATGAAAGAACTCATGGGCGTCATCAATCTTGACCATGAACTGGACCAATTAAACGAGCTGACCTATTTCCGCTGCGGTGCGGCTGTGCCTTTTGCCAGCCGGTACCGGCTGATTGACTTCGTTCTCTCCAACATGATGCGTGCCGAGCTGGAAAGCGTAGGGCTGTTTGTCCGCCGCAAATACCGCTCGCTCATGGACCATCTCGGCGACGGCAAGTCGTGGGACATGAACCGCAAGCATGGCGGGTTGTTCATTTTACCGCCCGACTGGAATGATCCGACGGATACTTCCCTGGGAGATCTGCAGCATTATCACAACAATCTCGATTTCTTCAAGCGGGCTTCAGCCAAATATATCGTATTCTCCGGCAGCCAGCACATCAATACCGCAGACCTCCAGGAAGTGTATCAATATCACTTGGAGAAGGGTGCTGACGTCACGCTGGTGTACAAGAAGATTGAAGAGCTTCAGCCGGAGCATGATCCGTGCCTGCGGGTTGAGGTCGATGAAGACAGCAATGTGACGGAGATCCATCAGGAGAAGGACCATCCCAATGTGTATCTGGATATTTTTATTATGGAGAAAAAACTGTTCCTGGAGCAGGTCGAATACTGCATCGCCCATGGGGAAAGCTACTTTTTCCGCGATGCCATCCAGAAGAACCGCCACAAGTTCAAAATCGCCGCTTATGAATATACAGGCTATCACGCCGTGATCAATTCGCTGGAGAGCTATTACAAGAACAGTCTGAACCTGCTGCAGCAGGATAATTATTTCGGACTCTTCAAAGAGAACCCGGTCCAGACGAAGATAAAATATGAAGCCCCTACCCGCTATCTGGACAGCGCCGAGGTCAGCAACTCGCTGGTGGCCAATGGCTGCATCATCGCCGGAACCGTGGAGAACAGCGTGATTTTCCGGGGGGTACAGATCCGTAAGGGCGCGCGCATCGTCAATTCTGTAATTATGCAGAAATGCGTGATTGAAGAGAATGCCGTGATCGAGAATGTTATTATGGATAAAGATGTGCATCTGAGCAGGGAACGGATACTTGTCGGGGACAGCAAACGTCCATTTGTGATTGCCAAGAGCAGTAAGATCTAA